The proteins below are encoded in one region of Methylocystis sp. ATCC 49242:
- a CDS encoding isoprenylcysteine carboxylmethyltransferase family protein yields the protein MAALLFVPTGTIAWPEAWIFLGIIGGVGAAAGVWFARHDPGLLRERLSSPFQTGQPAWDKAILSLFFALYLASFVVMGLDAVRWRATVMPAWAEAVGSVCILASYAIIWRVLVENSFAAPVVRIQEERGQRIVMSGPYGVVRHPMYGGAILFLLGTPLLLGSSYGLVFAPLLVILLAIRSVFEERVLAERFPEYAAYAEKVRFRFVPLVW from the coding sequence ATGGCCGCCCTCCTTTTCGTGCCGACTGGCACGATCGCCTGGCCAGAGGCTTGGATCTTCCTGGGCATCATCGGAGGGGTCGGCGCGGCCGCGGGGGTGTGGTTCGCCCGTCACGATCCTGGTCTCTTGAGGGAGCGGCTGTCCTCGCCCTTCCAAACCGGTCAGCCCGCATGGGACAAGGCGATCCTGTCGCTGTTCTTCGCGCTCTACCTGGCGTCCTTCGTTGTCATGGGCCTCGATGCCGTCCGTTGGCGAGCGACCGTCATGCCGGCGTGGGCCGAGGCTGTGGGCTCCGTTTGCATCTTGGCGTCCTACGCAATCATCTGGCGCGTCTTGGTGGAGAACTCCTTCGCCGCGCCGGTTGTCAGGATACAGGAGGAGCGCGGACAGAGGATCGTAATGAGCGGTCCTTACGGCGTGGTGCGCCATCCGATGTATGGCGGCGCGATCCTATTTCTGCTCGGTACGCCGCTGCTGCTCGGCTCGTCCTACGGGCTGGTCTTCGCACCCCTGCTGGTGATCCTGCTCGCCATCCGTTCGGTCTTTGAGGAGCGCGTGCTCGCGGAGCGGTTCCCCGAATACGCCGCCTACGCGGAGAAGGTCAGATTCCGCTTCGTGCCCTTAGTTTGGTAA
- a CDS encoding type II toxin-antitoxin system VapC family toxin, producing MTRYLLDTNIISDLIRNPKGKVAKHIARVGENNVCTSIIVAAELRYGCAKSGSKRLLEAVENLLGELDVLSLEGPADAEYGRIRAELERKGSPIGGNDMLIAAHALAIEATMVTANVAEFARVDGLNVQNWLS from the coding sequence TTGACCCGCTATCTGCTCGATACGAACATCATTTCCGATTTGATCAGGAACCCGAAAGGCAAGGTCGCGAAGCATATCGCCCGAGTGGGCGAGAACAACGTCTGCACGAGCATCATCGTGGCGGCCGAGCTTCGCTATGGATGCGCGAAGAGCGGCTCGAAACGACTCTTGGAGGCGGTCGAGAACCTGTTGGGAGAGCTGGACGTCTTGTCTTTGGAAGGACCTGCCGATGCCGAATATGGGAGGATTCGTGCCGAGCTGGAACGGAAGGGAAGCCCAATCGGGGGGAACGATATGCTGATTGCCGCCCACGCTCTGGCGATCGAAGCAACGATGGTTACCGCCAATGTCGCGGAGTTCGCCCGAGTAGACGGGTTGAATGTGCAAAACTGGCTTTCATGA
- a CDS encoding single-stranded DNA-binding protein, protein MAHLCEMNQIGHVASVKSVGKNLIVRIASNANYKNGDGAWVERTNWNEHTIFERQGGLLKWASESLKPGDLVLVRSTPFQTEWKRDGETHYGQTFAVNELSLLTAKSDKKEKPEETAKSRGRRSR, encoded by the coding sequence ATGGCGCATCTTTGTGAAATGAACCAGATCGGCCACGTCGCTTCGGTCAAGAGCGTCGGCAAGAACCTGATCGTCAGAATCGCCTCCAACGCCAACTACAAGAACGGCGACGGCGCCTGGGTCGAGCGCACGAACTGGAATGAGCACACGATCTTCGAGCGCCAGGGCGGGTTGCTCAAATGGGCCTCCGAAAGCCTCAAGCCCGGTGACCTCGTTCTCGTCCGCTCCACCCCCTTCCAGACGGAATGGAAGAGAGATGGCGAAACGCACTACGGTCAGACCTTCGCGGTGAACGAGCTCTCGCTCTTGACGGCGAAATCCGACAAGAAGGAGAAGCCGGAGGAAACCGCAAAGTCGCGGGGCCGGCGGAGCCGCTGA
- a CDS encoding phospholipase D-like domain-containing protein: protein MGLPTGKRVCDYLALAFALHGFLAVCAAPAQAADVEIHYAPAENLERVDVDLLRSAHTKIDMAAYSLTDWPVIDALIDAHRRGVVVRIVLDPSQQHALDRLREITGSIRMKAPGPYMHLKSYAIDGRILRSGSANLSASGLKQQDNDLVILRESAAAHAFEARFEQIWASANPLPAPGNQFANPAPAPAPKRDNSVAAGCLIKGNVSRNGERIYHVPGDRTYDRVRMDKGPDKRWFCTEGQAVAAGWRKASSW from the coding sequence ATGGGATTGCCGACAGGGAAACGAGTTTGCGACTATCTCGCGCTGGCGTTCGCCTTGCACGGATTCCTCGCCGTCTGCGCGGCGCCGGCCCAAGCCGCGGACGTCGAAATTCATTACGCGCCTGCCGAGAACCTCGAGCGCGTTGACGTCGACCTGCTGCGTTCGGCCCATACGAAGATAGACATGGCGGCCTATTCGCTGACCGATTGGCCGGTCATCGACGCCCTGATTGACGCGCACCGGCGCGGGGTGGTCGTTCGCATCGTGCTCGACCCCAGCCAACAGCATGCCCTCGACCGCCTGCGCGAGATCACGGGCAGCATCCGCATGAAGGCGCCAGGGCCCTACATGCATCTGAAGTCCTATGCGATCGACGGCCGGATCCTGCGCTCGGGCTCGGCCAACTTATCGGCCTCGGGCCTCAAGCAGCAGGACAACGACCTCGTCATATTGCGGGAGTCGGCCGCCGCCCACGCCTTCGAGGCCCGCTTCGAGCAGATATGGGCAAGCGCCAATCCGCTCCCGGCCCCCGGCAATCAGTTCGCGAATCCCGCTCCCGCCCCCGCGCCGAAGCGGGATAACTCGGTCGCCGCGGGTTGCCTGATCAAAGGCAATGTCAGCCGCAATGGCGAGCGCATCTACCACGTGCCGGGAGATCGCACCTATGATCGCGTGCGTATGGATAAGGGCCCGGACAAACGCTGGTTCTGCACCGAGGGACAAGCGGTCGCCGCCGGGTGGCGGAAAGCCTCGAGTTGGTAG
- a CDS encoding toprim domain-containing protein: MSSSVASELSRRLAQDAEVVCRYYLSNGCRHGRYWIVGDARNTPGRSLFVRLTGPESGKGAAGHWTDAASGEYGDLLDIIHESAQLNDFSDVLDEARRFLSLPCADPRPKQRLDRRERRTGSPESARRLFAMSRPIAGTLAARYLHHRGIATLQDLQSLRFHPRCYYRSGDGSARETWPAMIAAVTDLEGKITGVHRTWLDKSGRGKAPIACPRRAMGELLGNGVRFGAPLDVMAAGEGIETVLSVRCLLPRMPMIAALSSAHLAAIHFPESLRRLYVLRDNDPAGERASVTLLDRATAAGIEAVVLSSELGDFNDDLRRLCKARLRAAIRDQLAPQDISGFMRPAR, encoded by the coding sequence ATGTCGAGCTCAGTTGCGTCGGAATTATCGCGCCGCCTTGCCCAGGACGCCGAGGTGGTCTGCCGATACTATTTGTCGAACGGCTGCCGCCACGGCCGTTACTGGATCGTTGGCGACGCCCGCAATACGCCGGGTCGCAGCCTGTTCGTGCGGTTGACGGGTCCGGAGAGCGGCAAGGGCGCTGCAGGGCATTGGACTGATGCGGCCTCGGGCGAATATGGCGACCTCCTCGACATCATTCACGAAAGCGCCCAACTGAATGATTTTTCCGACGTCCTCGACGAAGCGCGGCGATTCCTCAGCCTGCCATGCGCTGACCCACGGCCGAAGCAAAGGCTCGATCGCAGAGAGCGGCGGACAGGTTCTCCGGAGTCGGCGCGCCGTCTTTTCGCCATGTCACGCCCGATCGCCGGCACATTGGCGGCGCGTTATCTGCATCATCGGGGGATTGCAACGCTGCAGGATCTCCAAAGCCTCCGTTTTCATCCACGCTGCTACTACCGATCCGGGGACGGGTCAGCCCGTGAGACCTGGCCCGCGATGATCGCGGCGGTCACCGACCTCGAGGGAAAGATCACCGGCGTGCATCGCACATGGCTCGACAAATCGGGGCGCGGCAAGGCGCCAATCGCCTGCCCTCGACGCGCCATGGGAGAACTGCTCGGCAATGGCGTCCGGTTTGGCGCGCCGCTCGACGTGATGGCGGCTGGCGAAGGGATCGAAACCGTGCTCTCGGTTCGATGTCTTCTGCCCCGCATGCCAATGATCGCAGCGCTCTCTTCCGCCCATCTCGCCGCCATCCATTTCCCTGAGAGCTTGCGCCGCCTCTATGTCCTGCGCGACAATGACCCCGCCGGCGAAAGGGCATCAGTGACCCTTCTTGACCGCGCGACGGCCGCGGGTATTGAGGCCGTCGTTCTCAGCTCCGAACTTGGCGATTTCAACGATGATCTCCGCCGTCTTTGCAAGGCCCGGTTGCGAGCGGCTATCAGAGACCAACTCGCCCCTCAGGACATCAGCGGGTTCATGAGGCCTGCGCGGTGA
- the trxA gene encoding thioredoxin: MDKSVIIVCPRCSSLNKAPDSKLRSGNLPNCGRCHAPLFDGHPADLGSVEDFDRMIGKTELPVLVDFWAGWCGPCRAMAPEFEAAARDLEPMARLAKLDTERVPEIAARFGIQSIPTMILFSRGREVNRRSGGLGRSAIIAFARSAS, encoded by the coding sequence TTGGATAAGAGCGTTATCATCGTTTGCCCCCGATGCAGCAGCCTGAACAAGGCTCCGGACTCCAAGCTTCGTTCCGGCAATCTACCCAACTGCGGTCGGTGCCACGCGCCGCTATTCGACGGCCACCCCGCCGACCTCGGGAGCGTGGAAGACTTCGATCGAATGATTGGCAAGACGGAGCTTCCGGTTCTGGTCGACTTCTGGGCTGGATGGTGCGGGCCGTGTCGCGCGATGGCCCCGGAATTCGAGGCCGCCGCGCGCGACCTTGAGCCGATGGCGCGCCTCGCCAAGCTCGACACCGAGCGGGTCCCCGAGATCGCCGCCCGCTTCGGCATCCAAAGCATTCCAACGATGATTCTCTTTTCGCGCGGACGCGAGGTCAATAGACGAAGCGGGGGCCTCGGCCGCAGCGCGATCATCGCGTTCGCACGAAGCGCAAGCTGA
- the mobC gene encoding plasmid mobilization relaxosome protein MobC has product MRAVGNNLNQAVHHMNAGHVIQSEDMRGHLEAVSRAIGELDRLYRSLCVKTYRRAEAVVAGRSK; this is encoded by the coding sequence ATGCGCGCCGTCGGCAATAATCTCAATCAGGCCGTCCATCACATGAACGCGGGACATGTAATCCAGAGCGAAGATATGAGGGGCCACCTGGAAGCGGTCAGCCGCGCAATCGGCGAGCTCGATCGGCTGTATCGGTCGCTTTGCGTCAAAACCTATCGACGCGCCGAAGCTGTTGTCGCCGGGCGGTCGAAATGA
- a CDS encoding DUF2493 domain-containing protein: MTTHPNDQGIGTIPAASSTERVLAELQLYGYRPFHDEPDPRPLPDAGTITGAVADIFDALLATLTDTRLEPDLEELLWSTVNLFHRAVLRVERELDDNEQAQRRSQKEQDGSEIRSVELERLICEGQTLLERRDSLELFRDQAADAFELHTGSSWRPRSGSKVNHRSLTAAMIDSRDFLAAKRRVDSEPLLPAGPRIAFTGGLDFNEHRVIWDRLDKALAKHPGMVLLHGGSPKGAELIASCWANNRKVAQIAFKPDWTRHAKAAPFKRNDQILETLPIGVIVFPGSGVSANLADKARKLGIPVWRFEDGGA; this comes from the coding sequence ATGACGACCCATCCCAACGACCAAGGCATCGGGACAATTCCTGCCGCCTCCTCGACCGAGCGCGTTCTCGCCGAACTCCAGCTCTACGGCTACCGTCCGTTCCACGACGAGCCCGACCCCCGGCCGCTGCCCGACGCCGGGACGATTACCGGCGCCGTTGCCGACATCTTCGACGCCCTCCTGGCGACACTAACCGACACGCGCCTCGAGCCGGATCTCGAGGAGCTGCTCTGGTCCACGGTCAACCTCTTCCACCGGGCGGTCCTTCGCGTCGAGCGAGAACTCGATGACAATGAGCAGGCGCAGCGGCGCAGCCAAAAGGAACAGGACGGCTCGGAAATCCGCTCGGTGGAGCTGGAGCGCCTAATCTGCGAGGGGCAGACGCTCCTCGAACGCCGCGACAGCCTAGAGCTCTTTCGCGACCAGGCCGCCGACGCCTTCGAATTGCACACTGGCTCGTCCTGGCGTCCCCGCTCGGGCTCCAAGGTCAATCATCGATCCTTGACCGCCGCCATGATCGACAGCCGCGACTTTCTCGCCGCCAAGCGCCGCGTCGACTCCGAGCCTCTGCTGCCGGCCGGGCCTCGGATCGCCTTCACCGGCGGGCTCGACTTTAATGAACATCGCGTGATCTGGGATCGCCTCGACAAGGCTCTCGCCAAACATCCCGGCATGGTGCTGTTGCATGGCGGATCGCCCAAGGGAGCGGAACTCATCGCGTCCTGCTGGGCGAACAATCGCAAAGTCGCGCAGATCGCGTTCAAGCCAGACTGGACCCGCCACGCCAAGGCAGCCCCCTTCAAGCGCAACGATCAGATCCTCGAGACACTCCCAATAGGTGTCATCGTCTTCCCCGGCTCTGGCGTTTCCGCAAATCTTGCCGATAAGGCGCGCAAGCTCGGCATCCCGGTGTGGAGGTTCGAGGACGGCGGCGCATGA
- a CDS encoding transcriptional regulator: protein MTKPEFAKSIGMSGSQFRYVRARAANPSIEMLAKISAKLKTPLYELLEDCKLGGRRNLSGKQMAKHLSVVLKGKYLESGLEKEQFAKILGVSLPQLYLMLRGDSNPSLLVVAEIARRLGIGMWELLGVEAV from the coding sequence ATGACGAAGCCTGAATTCGCCAAGTCGATAGGCATGTCAGGCTCTCAATTTCGTTATGTGCGCGCTCGAGCCGCAAACCCCTCGATTGAGATGCTTGCAAAGATCTCCGCAAAGCTGAAAACGCCTCTCTACGAGCTTTTGGAGGACTGCAAACTCGGAGGTCGTCGCAACCTGTCCGGGAAGCAAATGGCAAAACACCTTTCCGTCGTCTTGAAAGGGAAATACCTTGAGAGCGGACTGGAAAAGGAGCAGTTTGCCAAAATCCTCGGCGTCTCCTTGCCGCAGTTGTATCTGATGTTGCGGGGTGACTCGAACCCATCGCTACTCGTTGTCGCCGAGATTGCGCGACGATTAGGCATCGGAATGTGGGAGCTATTAGGCGTAGAGGCGGTGTAG
- a CDS encoding antitoxin, whose product MTEARHVKLFRNGRNQAVRIPVEFELPGDEAIMRREGDRLVLEPTRKRGLLGLLETMEPLDEAFPEIEDRPPAPEKIF is encoded by the coding sequence ATGACCGAGGCGCGGCATGTTAAGCTATTCAGAAACGGGCGGAACCAGGCGGTTCGAATTCCTGTCGAGTTCGAGCTACCTGGCGACGAGGCGATCATGCGCCGCGAAGGCGACCGCCTCGTGCTCGAGCCGACGCGTAAGCGCGGCCTATTGGGGCTGCTCGAGACGATGGAGCCGCTCGACGAGGCGTTCCCCGAGATAGAAGATCGTCCGCCCGCGCCGGAAAAGATATTTTGA
- a CDS encoding single-stranded DNA-binding protein: protein MRSTNLFIVRGHVGADAKSFDGGKVTKFSVATNRAWNDRQTGEKKEATDWVTLTVLNDKVAKWALENIRKGDPIYAECRVADRSYQKDGQTVYVTDVIANVVDRLAPSQQAGDH from the coding sequence ATGCGCAGCACCAATCTGTTTATCGTTCGCGGTCACGTCGGCGCAGACGCCAAAAGCTTCGATGGCGGCAAGGTCACCAAATTCAGCGTGGCGACGAACCGCGCCTGGAACGACCGGCAAACCGGTGAGAAGAAGGAGGCCACAGACTGGGTTACCCTGACGGTCCTTAACGACAAGGTCGCGAAATGGGCTCTTGAGAACATCAGGAAGGGCGATCCGATCTATGCCGAATGCCGCGTCGCCGACCGCAGCTATCAAAAGGACGGTCAGACCGTTTACGTAACCGACGTCATCGCCAACGTCGTCGATCGGCTTGCGCCTTCACAACAGGCTGGCGACCACTGA
- a CDS encoding LPD7 domain-containing protein has protein sequence MARPPKNGLPYTGPGAPSGGAGEKVEDEWTLRRPGSGRGGEPAIRSASGPRPDATLLSAGAASSGPSGVAASIAAKAGLAAGSQAAVVKLASYGSGSARAAALLNYQSDKGQLTLEREDGTLVTGKAAVDDLATHWRDDDAREPSNDIFRISLTSEGRLGSEEVRAGLAVALDGHRYAWRLEERDDSTLVHLVAVAAGARKDEYGKKERIYANAKSLRRFHDKIEDAFGRNVDFSAPVRAHGVEGATTQLAALTKAGAVPAETDAGMSLEDAADRHFAKQPSNANRPKPENFNPALEIAKTWRPAMRSSSPRDFAHVILSAKPGTDKDAFMDAARATLAREFKGHEYVFVMHTNRRHIHVHAAVRLTSATGEKLHPGIQDFNRWRKTLAEEARERQIPMEAVRRFDQAHAPSYRLKDVKMVERSIAPESVRRRVERVQNREIHRPTRDEGRRRAAEAAAEWKSLAARRAAVLPPLAAGARRLYRAEAANDRSHRAPLFSIDRALAEAYAAKGRASQLVYLDVPAERISELRTSRELPAKVYVVPPALDALRKPVDWIDEAAVLPFQRRVDAALTTIQQKRPIVSKEDRAMRTAETMEAARRNMAHAMDRLSGYLPEGAVKDDLMRRSRDILARAEGATKEQERLDRNPGQIEGDHFVEPDPRNVGALFTNEKKGTEIHYKRHDRETGAFQTLAFIDSGKQLDIRDWSNGESVNAALKLASEKWEILSVSGSDDYKETVARLAAENGYKITNPELQDRIRELRAKIEAQRASITEGKERAEAKETGAPMKSAPLSDVEHQKPADPPILNTTSAERAIELNSIRERVDVEAQRETSQAARAREAHETNAAAGTEGAPYRAPEEARAAREAERAVENSPAREIPADPMQSEAIQALRFEQRRVLDQANRDDQNRIDAENAERFRQEERRQDRDEAEGESM, from the coding sequence TTGGCTCGACCCCCTAAAAACGGCCTGCCCTATACCGGGCCGGGCGCTCCGTCGGGTGGCGCCGGCGAGAAAGTCGAAGACGAATGGACCCTGCGCCGGCCGGGAAGCGGGCGCGGCGGGGAACCTGCAATTCGCTCGGCTTCAGGGCCTCGTCCGGATGCGACGCTTTTATCCGCGGGGGCCGCCTCCTCTGGACCTTCAGGCGTCGCGGCGTCGATTGCAGCTAAGGCCGGTCTCGCCGCCGGCTCGCAAGCCGCCGTCGTGAAGCTCGCGAGCTACGGCTCGGGGAGCGCGCGCGCCGCCGCGCTTCTTAACTATCAGAGCGATAAGGGCCAACTCACCCTGGAACGCGAGGATGGGACTCTCGTGACCGGCAAGGCTGCCGTCGACGATCTCGCCACGCACTGGCGCGATGACGACGCGCGCGAGCCTTCGAACGATATTTTCCGCATCAGCCTCACATCCGAGGGCAGACTCGGTTCCGAGGAAGTGCGAGCCGGCCTCGCGGTCGCGCTCGACGGCCATCGTTACGCCTGGCGGCTCGAGGAGCGCGACGACTCCACGCTCGTGCATCTCGTCGCTGTCGCCGCTGGCGCCCGCAAAGACGAATATGGAAAGAAGGAGCGGATTTACGCCAACGCGAAATCTCTTCGTCGCTTCCACGACAAGATCGAGGACGCCTTCGGCCGCAACGTCGATTTCTCGGCGCCCGTTCGGGCGCATGGCGTCGAGGGCGCGACAACCCAACTTGCGGCGCTCACCAAGGCGGGCGCGGTTCCTGCGGAGACGGACGCCGGCATGAGTCTGGAAGACGCCGCCGATCGCCATTTCGCAAAACAGCCGAGCAACGCGAATCGCCCGAAGCCTGAGAATTTCAATCCCGCGCTGGAGATTGCCAAGACCTGGCGCCCCGCCATGAGATCGAGCAGCCCGCGGGATTTCGCGCATGTGATTTTGAGCGCAAAACCAGGGACCGACAAAGACGCCTTCATGGACGCCGCGCGCGCGACGCTCGCGCGCGAGTTCAAGGGACATGAGTATGTGTTCGTCATGCACACAAACAGGCGGCATATTCATGTCCATGCCGCAGTCAGGCTAACGAGCGCCACGGGCGAAAAGCTGCATCCTGGGATCCAGGACTTCAACCGGTGGCGTAAGACGCTCGCGGAGGAAGCGCGCGAACGTCAGATCCCCATGGAGGCGGTTCGTCGCTTCGACCAAGCTCACGCGCCTTCCTATCGGCTGAAGGACGTCAAGATGGTCGAGCGCAGCATTGCGCCGGAGAGCGTCCGGCGGCGCGTCGAGCGGGTGCAGAACCGTGAAATTCACCGACCCACGCGCGACGAGGGTCGTCGCCGCGCCGCCGAGGCGGCCGCTGAATGGAAATCACTGGCCGCGCGCCGGGCGGCTGTTCTTCCGCCCCTTGCGGCCGGCGCAAGGCGGCTGTATCGCGCCGAGGCGGCGAACGACAGGTCTCACCGCGCGCCCCTCTTTTCCATCGATCGCGCGCTTGCCGAAGCCTATGCAGCGAAAGGCAGAGCGTCGCAGCTCGTCTATTTGGACGTTCCTGCGGAGCGAATTTCCGAGTTGCGCACGTCGCGCGAGCTACCGGCGAAAGTCTACGTCGTGCCCCCTGCCCTCGACGCGCTCCGCAAGCCCGTCGACTGGATCGACGAAGCCGCCGTTTTGCCCTTCCAACGTCGCGTCGACGCCGCGCTGACAACGATACAGCAAAAACGCCCAATTGTTTCCAAGGAGGATAGAGCCATGCGAACAGCCGAAACAATGGAGGCCGCTCGACGCAATATGGCCCACGCAATGGACCGTCTAAGCGGCTACCTGCCCGAGGGCGCGGTCAAGGATGATCTGATGCGACGGTCGCGCGACATTCTTGCTCGCGCCGAAGGGGCAACCAAAGAGCAAGAGCGGCTCGATCGTAATCCAGGCCAGATCGAGGGCGACCATTTCGTGGAGCCCGACCCACGAAACGTCGGCGCTCTGTTCACCAATGAGAAGAAGGGGACGGAGATCCACTACAAGCGCCATGATCGAGAGACTGGCGCGTTCCAGACTCTTGCTTTCATCGACAGCGGCAAACAGCTCGACATTCGCGATTGGAGCAACGGGGAGAGCGTCAATGCGGCTCTGAAGCTCGCTTCTGAAAAATGGGAGATACTGAGCGTCAGCGGAAGCGACGACTATAAGGAAACCGTCGCCCGCCTCGCCGCGGAGAATGGTTACAAGATAACGAACCCGGAATTGCAGGACCGCATTCGTGAACTCCGCGCCAAGATCGAAGCGCAGCGCGCGAGCATCACCGAAGGAAAAGAACGAGCCGAAGCCAAAGAGACAGGCGCGCCTATGAAATCTGCCCCGCTTTCGGACGTGGAACATCAAAAGCCAGCCGACCCACCAATTCTCAACACGACGTCAGCCGAGCGGGCGATCGAGCTTAACAGCATCCGCGAGCGCGTCGACGTCGAGGCGCAACGAGAAACCAGCCAGGCGGCACGCGCCAGGGAGGCTCACGAAACCAACGCCGCAGCCGGAACCGAAGGCGCGCCGTACCGCGCTCCAGAAGAAGCCCGCGCGGCGCGTGAAGCAGAGCGGGCCGTGGAGAATAGCCCCGCTCGCGAAATCCCCGCTGACCCCATGCAAAGCGAGGCCATCCAAGCCCTTCGCTTTGAGCAGCGCCGCGTGCTCGATCAAGCCAATCGCGACGACCAAAACCGCATCGACGCGGAGAACGCTGAGCGCTTCCGCCAAGAAGAACGCCGTCAGGATCGCGACGAAGCGGAAGGCGAGTCGATGTAA